From a single Parambassis ranga chromosome 2, fParRan2.1, whole genome shotgun sequence genomic region:
- the LOC114431670 gene encoding cilia- and flagella-associated protein 20 isoform X2: protein MFKNTFQSGFLSILYSIGSKPLQIWDKKVRNGHIKRVADNDIHSSVLEIEGANVSTTYITCPADPKKTLGIKLPFLVMIVKNLKKYFTFEVQVLDDKNVRRRFRASNYQSTTRVKPFICTMPMRLDDGWNQIQFNLSDFTRRAYGTNYTETLRVQIHANCHIRRVYFSDRLYSEDELPAEFKLYLPLQNQKAK from the exons atgtttaaaaacacattccaGAGCGGATTTCTGTCTATTCTATACAGTATCGGCAGCAAACCACTCCAAATATGGGACAAAAAG GTGAGGAACGGTCATATTAAGAGAGTTGCAGACAATGACATACACTCAAGTGTGCTGGAGATCGAGGGAGCAAACGTCAG TACCACCTACATAACATGTCCTGCAGACCCAAAGAAGACACTGGGGATCAAGCTTCCTTTTTTGGTTATGATTGTAAAAAACCTCAAGAAGTATTTCACATTTGAAGTGCag GTGCTGGATGATAAAAATGTTCGCCGGCGGTTTCGGGCAAGTAATTACCAGAGTACTACAAGAGTGAAGCCTTTCATCTGCACCATGCCCATGAGACTGGATGATGGGTGGAACCAGATTCAGTTCAACCTGTCAGACTTTACTCGTAGAGCTTATGGCACAAATTATACTGAGACGTTACGTGTACAG ATTCATGCTAATTGTCATATAAGGAGGGTGTATTTCTCAGACAGACTATACTCAGAGGATGAACTGCCAGCAGAGTTTAAGCTCTACCTGCCTCTCCAAAACCAGAAGGCCAAG TAA
- the LOC114432138 gene encoding G-protein coupled receptor 20 — MESLISTTEPLSPVFTPHPTNCSTWDQRWGAPYLHRLAHLDVQLYQDFYAVWVSLIVCNCLMLVVGVALNSLALYVFCGASAHASASVVYTMNLAVADLLVALSLPARIALYHSGGSCMACSYVHTFSYFVNMYCSILFLTSICIDRYLAVVHASSTLHRWRTTGAARCVSASVWFIAVVVTYSFQTTALEFSSSCVLLPALFYLTILEFLLPLLAVVVFTLRVTCFLSSSHGLMPQQSKVRRTRAIRLLATVLVVFTVCFTPFHIRQVLVYFRVGVKEEEGLRRGAGYVLAYHITVTLSSLNSCLDPVVYCLVTDSFKRMWRTRRRGWDVEVGHTSGGDGERIKVNKCAGTALAIAHSVATLTLTSTPLSAANTDQSV; from the exons ATGGAGAGCCTCATCTCCACCACTGAGCCTCTCTCGCCTGTTTTCACCCCTCACCCGACTAACTGCAGCACTTGGGACCAGCGCTGGGGGGCGCCATACCTGCACCGGCTAGCACACCTGGATGTGCAGCTGTACCAAGACTTCTACGCGGTCTGGGTCTCTCTGATT GTGTGTAACTGTCTGATGCTGGTGGTCGGTGTTGCCCTTAACAGTCTGGCTCTCTATGTTTTCTGCGGGGCCTCTGCTCATGCTTCAGCCTCTGTGGTTTACACCATGAACCTGGCTGTAGCCGACCTGTTGGTGGCGCTGTCCCTGCCTGCTCGTATCGCCCTGTACCACAGTGGAGGGAGCTGCATGGCCTGCTCCTATGTGCACACATTCAGCTACTTTGTCAACATGTACTGTAGCATCCTGTTTCTGACCAG CATCTGTATAGATCGGTACCTCGCTGTGGTCCATGCATCCAGCACTCTCCATCGTTGGAGGACCACAGGAGCAGCCAGGTGTGTCAGTGCCTCTGTGTGGTTCATCGCAGTTGTGGTCACCTACTCTTTCCAG aCCACAGCTTTGGAGTTCAGCTCCTCGTGCGTGCTCCTCCCTGCTCTCTTCTACCTCACAATCCTGGAgtttctcctccctctgctcgcTGTGGTGGTCTTCACTCTGCGAGTCACGTGTTTCCTCTCCTCCAGTCACGGCCTGATGCCCCAGCAGAGCAAGGTGAGGAGGACTCGTGCCATCAGGCTTTTAGCCACCGTCCTGGTGGTCTTCACCGTTTGCTTCACACCCTTCCACATCCGACAGGTGCTGGTTTATTTCCGGGTTGGAgtcaaggaggaggaggggctgcGACGGGGGGCGGGGTATGTGCTCGCTTATCACATCACGGTGACATTGAGCAGCCTGAACAGCTGCCTGGATCCAGTAGTTTACTGCCTGGTGACAGACAGCTTTAAGAGAAtgtggaggacgaggaggagaggatgggaTGTGGAGGTGGGGCACACAAGCGGGGGAGACGGGGAGAGGATTAAGGTGAATAAATGTGCAGGTACAGCACTGGCCATAGCTCACAGTGTGGCCACACTGACACTCACCAGCACACCCCTATCTGCAGCCAACACAGACCAGTCTGTTTAA
- the LOC114431670 gene encoding cilia- and flagella-associated protein 20 isoform X1, whose amino-acid sequence MFKNTFQSGFLSILYSIGSKPLQIWDKKVRNGHIKRVADNDIHSSVLEIEGANVSTTYITCPADPKKTLGIKLPFLVMIVKNLKKYFTFEVQVLDDKNVRRRFRASNYQSTTRVKPFICTMPMRLDDGWNQIQFNLSDFTRRAYGTNYTETLRVQIHANCHIRRVYFSDRLYSEDELPAEFKLYLPLQNQKAKQ is encoded by the exons atgtttaaaaacacattccaGAGCGGATTTCTGTCTATTCTATACAGTATCGGCAGCAAACCACTCCAAATATGGGACAAAAAG GTGAGGAACGGTCATATTAAGAGAGTTGCAGACAATGACATACACTCAAGTGTGCTGGAGATCGAGGGAGCAAACGTCAG TACCACCTACATAACATGTCCTGCAGACCCAAAGAAGACACTGGGGATCAAGCTTCCTTTTTTGGTTATGATTGTAAAAAACCTCAAGAAGTATTTCACATTTGAAGTGCag GTGCTGGATGATAAAAATGTTCGCCGGCGGTTTCGGGCAAGTAATTACCAGAGTACTACAAGAGTGAAGCCTTTCATCTGCACCATGCCCATGAGACTGGATGATGGGTGGAACCAGATTCAGTTCAACCTGTCAGACTTTACTCGTAGAGCTTATGGCACAAATTATACTGAGACGTTACGTGTACAG ATTCATGCTAATTGTCATATAAGGAGGGTGTATTTCTCAGACAGACTATACTCAGAGGATGAACTGCCAGCAGAGTTTAAGCTCTACCTGCCTCTCCAAAACCAGAAGGCCAAG cagTAA